From the Fusobacterium ulcerans ATCC 49185 genome, the window TATACTTCCATACATCATGAAAATTCCAATCATAAATAGGATAAAAAGAAAAATTTTCATACTTTAATTTTGTTCCCCAATAAACAAGAGTTCCATTTATATTTACTGGATTTTTTACTACTGCACCCCAACGATTTGGGCTTTCTGTAGCTCTCAGACCAACTAGGAAAACAGTATCATTTTTCAGCTTTTGAAAGTTTTCTATTACATCATAGAATCCAAATCCTTTGTTTTTATCTCTTATAGTTTCAGTTTTTATATCCCATGGTTTATTTTGTATAGAATATTTTTCTTTTGTTCTCATCCAGAGATGAGATTTGTTTTTTTCCCAGCATTTCAGCTGTCCTTCTGTGATGCTTGTTGCATTGGTAAGATTAAATTCTATTTGAAGCCAATAATTTATAGTATTTTGAGGAAAGAGATTCATCAAATACTTTATCTGTTTTATTGTACTGCTATATACTACCTCTTCATCCAGAAAAAATAATCCTACTTTTCTATTTCTTTTAACTGCTTCTTTCAATACAAGATGAGCAAGGACAGTACTATCCTTTCCTCCTGAAATAGAAACACAGATATTTTTGAAATTATCAAAAAGAAAACTTATTCTCTCTTTTGAAGCTTCAAGAACATTTTTATTGGTATACATCTGCTTTATCATAGATTTCTTCACATCTTTCCTTCCATTCTATATAACTCTTTGCATAAAATTTATCAACAGGTAAACTTGTTGATAGAAATTCAAATTCTTTAATATTTTTCATAGTTTTTAGAAAGTCATTGAAATTTAATCTTCTATAATGAAAGTCAACTACAAGTATTTCTGATTCTTCAGATATTTTATTGATATTAGTATATGAAACAACATTTTTAAATCGAAATCTGTTGTTTCTTGCAACAGCAGTTTTTTCTTTTATATGTTCTTTTTTAAAATCTCCAGTTAATAGATGAAGATTTCTGGGAATTGTATCTGGGTCTTGATTTCCAAGAAGTTTAAATAAAAGATTTTTTTCTCTTTCATATCTTTCTCTCATAAATCTTGTTGTTCTTACATTTTTTATTTTCATGGGAATAGTTCTCTTTATCATTTTGATATCTTCTGCCTTCAAATGACTGAATTCAAATGGTTTTCCTTTATATTTTCCCTTATTTTCAAAATTTAAAAGTATCATAAAATCTTCATAGTTTTCTATTATAGGAAAATATTCAAAGATTATTCTATGAGGACTTTGATTTAAATAATGATGTGCACAATTATATGTTAATTTATTTCTATTACTTGCTCTCATACATTCATCTATTATGATTAAAGAATCTTCAGTTATTTCTTCTAATAACCTATAGAAATACTTATATTTTTCAATATCAGAATATTCAATATATTCAATATTTTTGTTCCCAATATTATATTTAGTATAAAATTTTTTAAAAAAGAAACAATAAATTTTATTAATATTTTTATTATTTAAGTATTTTATAATTTCCTGTTCTTTTTGTTCCTTGGTTAATCCAATCCTAATCATATGTTTTGTACCTCCTAAACATCAGCTGTATCCCTAACTGTATTTTAATTTGATTTTTATTAATAAAACCAAATTGTTTATTTATGTTTTATGTTTCTTTAGAAGCTTATTGAATTGTACAATTAGAATTTTAACATTTTTTAAGGATTTTATATACCTAAAAAATTATATTATACATTGCAATGAATCATTAACTATCTTCAACACGTTTAATTTAGATTAAATATATTTTTTAAAACAATTTAATTATTAAAATATATGTAATTCATTAATTATTGTGTGAAAAAATTTTGAATAAAATTAAAAAAAGTTCAATGTGAAAAAATAATTTTAATATCTGTAACAGAACTGTCACAGATATCTAGTATTATTAAAGCATATAAATCTTTCCCCAAGATGTTTTATATATAGATATGAAAAAACGGCATGACAATCAAGTCATTTGCCGTTTTTTTCATTTTAGAGTAATTTATTCGACAATGTAGTTGGATCTGTGGTATATTAAACATATAGAGAATATAATTTTAAAAATATATCAGATATTGGAGGTATAATCATGAAGTATGCAGAAGAGGGAGTTCAATATCATATAGGAATAAGAAAAGGTGATGTAGGAAGATATGTAATACTTCCTGGAGATCCAAAACGTTGTGAAAAAATAGCAAAATATTTTGAAGATGCAAAACTTGTGGCAGATAATAGGGAATATATTACATACACTGGATATCTTGATGGTGTGAAAGTCAGTGTCACTTCTACAGGAATAGGAGGACCATCAGCAGCTATAGCCTTGGAGGAGCTTGTAAAATCAGGAGCAGATACATTTTTACGTGTGGGAACATGTGGAGGGATGCAGACTGAAATTATGGGAGGAGATATAGTGATTGCTACTGGAGCTATCAGAATGGAAGGAACTAGCAGAGAATATGCTCCAATTGAATTTCCAGCAGTGGCAGATATAGATATAGTAAATGCTCTTATACAGGGAGCAAAGGATTTAGGAGAAAAATATCATACTGGAATAGTTCAATGCAAAGATTCATTTTATGGACAGCACGAACCTGAAACAAAGCCAGTAAGTTATGAATTGATGGATAAATGGGAAGCATGGATACGTCTAGGATGTAAAGCTTCAGAAATGGAATCAGCAGCACTTTTTGTAGTGGGAGATTATTTAAGAGTTCGTGTAGGATCAGCATTCTTAGTAGTAGCTAATCAAGAAAGAGAAAAAGCAGGACTTGAAAATCCAGTTGTCCATGATACAGATGCAGCCATAAGAGTAGCCATTGAAGCTATACGTAACCTTATAAAAACAGATATGCCAGAATAAAGGAGGCAGGATATGGAAAAATACAGAGATATACTGGAAAGAGCTTTTTCAGCTATGGACAATGCCTATGCACCATATTCTAATTATCATGTAGGGGCCTGTGTAAAAACAAAAGATGGAAAATATTTTATAGGTGCCAATGTGGAGAATGCTTCTTATGGACTGACTAACTGCGCAGAGAGAAATGCTATCTTTCAAGTATACTCACAGGGATATAGAAAAGAGGATGTGGAAGCTATTGCCATTGTGAGCAGTGGAAAGACTCTTGCAACACCATGTGGAGCTTGCAGACAGGTACTGATAGAACTTTTAAATAGAGATACTCCTATTGTATTATCTAATAGAGAAAAAGAAATGGTAACAAATATAGAGGAACTTTTACCAATGTCATTTACAAGTGATGACCTATAAGGAGGGAAATTATGTCTACACCACACAATCAGGCAAAACCTGGAGATATAGCAAAAAATGTATTGATGCCAGGAGATCCATTGAGAGCTAAATTTATAGCAGAAACATTTTTAACAAATGTAAGACAGGTAAACTCTGTAAGAAATATGCTTGCTTTCACTGGAGAGTATAAAGGAAAAGAAATAACAGTTATGGCTTCTGGAATGGGAATGCCATCTATTGGAATATATTCATATGAGCTATATACAGTTTATGGAGTAGAGAATATAATTCGTGTTGGATCAGCAGGATCTTATGTAGAAAAATTGAATATATATGATGTAGTACTTGCAGAGAGTGCATGGAGTGAATCAACTTTTGCTCATACACAGAATGGATTTGAGGGAGATACAATTCTTCCAAGTGTTCAATTAAATAAAAAAATATTAGAAACAGCAGAAAAATTAGGGGTAAAAGTACACCTGGACAAAATACATTCAAGTGATGTTTTCTACAGAGAAAGTAATGTAGATGGATATAAGGAGCTTCAAGCTAAATATGGATGCACTTGTGTAGAGATGGAGAGTTTTGCACTTTTTCATAATGCAGCAGTTTTAGGGAAAAATGCTGCATGTCTTTTGACTATATCAGATTCTTTTGTAACTAAACAGGAAACTACACCAGAAGAGAGACAATCATCTTTTATAAATATGATGAAAGTGGCTCTTGAAACTTTCTGTTGATTCAACGGAGGTAATACTTATGAGAAAATATAAGAGGATATTTACCATAGTTATAGATTCTTTGGGAATAGGAGCTATGGAAGATGCTGAAAAATATGGAGATACAGGAGCAGATACATTAGGACATATAGCTGCTTCAGTAGAAAAATTTAATATACCAAATCTTCAAAAATTAGGACTTGCTAATCTTCATCCAATGAAAAATGTAAAAGTAGCAGAAAAACCTCTTGCCTATTATGGAGAACTTAAAGAGAGAAGTGTAGGAAAGGACACTATGACTGGACATTGGGAAATGATGGGATTGGAGATAAAAACTCCATTTAAAACATTTACAGAAACAGGATTTCCAAAAGAATTAATAGATGAGATGGAGAAGAGGTTTGAACGGAAGATAGTAGGAAACAAATCAGCAAGTGGAACAGAAATATTGGAAGAATATGGAGAACATGAGATAGCTACAGGAGATGTTATTGTATATACAAGTGCTGATTCTGTCCTTCAAATATGTGGTAATGAAGAAACTATGGGACTTGAAACTCTATATAGATTTTGTGAAATAGCAAGAGAACTTACTATGAGGGATGAATGGAAAGTGGGAAGAGTAATAGCCAGACCATATATAGGAATGAAAAAAGGTGAATTTAAACGTACAAGTAACCGTCATGACTATGCTTTAAAACCATATGGAAAAACTGTTTTAGATGTATTGAAGGCAGGAGGATTTGATGTTATATCTGTTGGAAAAATCAGAGATATTTTTGATGGAGAAGGAATAACAGAAGCATATAAATCAAAGAGTTCAGTCCATGGAATGGAGCAGACTCTGGAACTTTTAGATACAGATTTTACTGGATTATGTTTTGTAAATCTAGTTGATTTTGATGCTCTGTGGGGACACAGAAGAAATCCAAAAGGATATGCAGATGAATTAGAAAAATTTGATGTAAATTTAGGAAAAGTTTTGGAAAAACTTCAAGAAGATGATCTTTTAATAATAACTGCCGACCATGGAAATGATCCTACATTCAAAGGAACTGACCATACTAGAGAAAAAGTTCCCTTTATAGTATACTCACCATCTATGAAAGAGGCAGGGGCTTTGCCCATAGCAGACACTTTTGCTGTAATAGGAGCTACTATTGCTGATAATTTTGATATAGTGATGCCTGAAAATACAATAGGAAGATCTGTGCTTGAGGAATTAAAATAATCATAGGAGAAAAAATGAATAGAAAAGATATATTGAAAATAGTGGATCATACTCTTTTAGCTCAAACATCTACATGGGAGCAGATAAAAGAAATACTTGATGATGGAATAAAATATGAAATAGCTTCTGCATGTATACCTTCATCATTTGTAAAAAGAGCCAAAGAATATGTAAAAAATTCTCTTCCTATATGTACTGTGATAGGATTTCCAAATGGATACAGCACAACAGCTGTAAAAGTATTTGAAACAGAGGAAGCAGTGAAAAATGGTGCTGATGAAATAGATATGGTAATCAATATGGGAGATTTGAAAGATAAAAAATATGATATTATTTTAAATGAGATAAAAGATATCCACAAGGCTTGTAAAGGGAAAATATTAAAAGTAATTATTGAAACATGCCTTCTTACTGAGAAGGAAAAAATAAAAATGTGTGAAATAGTTACTGAATCAGGAGCTGAATATATCAAGACTTCTACAGGATTTTCTACCTCTGGGGCCACATTGGAAGATGTTTTTCTTATGAAAAAATATGTAGGAAAGAATGTAAAAATAAAGGCAGCTGGTGGGATAAGTTCTTTTGAAGATGCAGAAAAATTTATAGAGGCAGGAGCAGATAGATTAGGAACAAGCAGACTGGTAAAAATAATAAAAATAGAGGATATCTAAAAAGTTTTGAATAAGTTTTAGAAATTTGGAAATTAGAAAGGTTTGTATAATTAATGAAGTAAGTAAAACGTAAAAAATAGTATGTTTGAATGAAATGAGTTTACTATTTTTAGTTTTAGGAACGAAATTAATAACAAACCTTTCTACTGAAAAAGTTCTAAAATTTATTTCTGCTTATTAGAATCTAAATTTATATCCTATTGATATCATATTATCAGAAATTTTTGATCTTTCTACAGAGATATCATAAGAAGCATTTATTGATGTCTGTTCACTTATTTTTGCTTCTATTCCTAGATTAATCCAAGTAGTATTTTTATTTAGTTTTATACCTGTTATATTATATTTATTGCCACTTGTATCACCTACATATCTTGCTTTAAAATCAAGTTTATCTTCAGAAAGAGAAACCACCTGAGTTATACCGCTATATAGTTTGATTTTATCAAGTTCAAGCTCTCCCCTTATTCCAGCTGTTCCAGAGAATTGTTCATAATTTTTTCTGTCAGCTTCTATTCCATAGATACTGTTAGAATCTTCATTGAAACTTCCTCTTCTTACATGATCATACATAAGTCCAGCAAAAGGATTTATTTTTATCTTTTCAGTAATAGAAAATTTATATCCTAATTCTCCATATAAAGAGTAAGTAATACTATCATAATCTGTCTTTAGATGGATATTATCATTATTTATCCAGATATCTCTTTCAACATCACTCTCTGTATAGCCTATTCCTATTCTTCCTAAAGTATAGAAATTTTTATTAAATTCATATAAACCATATCCAGATAACATAATATTTGTATTTTCAGCTTTACCAGCATATTTATTGAAATCAGCTTCAGCTTTTGATGCAGAAATAGCGGCTCCTAATAGAAGTTTATCTGTAAAATAACTATCTATCCCAAGTTGTCCACCATATAGTTTAGTATCTGCTTTAGCATAACCGCTTTGATAAAGTTCTCCCTTTGCTCCTATTCCATTAAACCAGAATCCAGCCATATTTTTATTCTTGTCATTTGAAATCAGTATCATTCTATTAGAGAGATCTCTATTCATTTCTTTTAGTTGTTTAAATATAAGATTCTGAGATGAAGCATATATTTCAGCAGACAGAGAATCAATAGTTCTTGGAAGCAGAGCATTAGGAGTAGCTAATATTCCTGAAGCTGCTCTTAAAAGAGCATCATCATTTCCAATAGAACTAAAAGAATTTTCTAAATTCAAAGCTGTATTCATGGCAGAAGCAGATTTTATACCAAGACTGCTTACTACATATTCAGTAGAATTTCTTTTATAATCTAAATGTATTTTCTGTCCTGTAACAGTTATATTCTTAAGATCAAAATAATTATTTAGAGTGCTGGTATCAATATCACCAACTGTTGTATTTTGAACAGCTCCAGCTATGATTATATCTTTAGTAGTATATACTGAAGCTGATGGAATATTTTTACTGCCATAGGTAATATTTATTTTACCATTTCCATTGTCAAATGTTCCAGTTACTTTTAAAGCAGATGTTATGTCAATACTGATAGAACTCAAAGTGTTTCCTGTATAATTTCCATTTATTTTTAGTCCACCTCTGGATATACTCAATCCCTCCAAAGAAGAAGATGTATTTTTTATATTTCCATTTACAGTAACAGTTCTTTCAGAAGTACCCAAAGGAGAAATAAGTCCAACAGCCCTCATAGTACCATTTTTTTCTATTACTACATCTGAATTTAAATGATTTGTAACAGTAAGTACTCCCTCCTGTATGGCAGTTTGACCAGAATAAGTATTGTAACCTGTAAACCATAATGTTCCAGACCCTTTTTTTATAACACCAGCATTTCCAGATATGTTATTTGAAAAAGTATAACTATCAATATCATTGGAAGAAGTAGGATGCCCTTCCATATCTATAATTACATCATTTGAACGATATCCATGTTCATCAAAAGTTAGCCTTTTATCGAAGGCAGCAGGACCTTTCATTGCTTTTTCCAGATTTAGAAGTCCCCAACCATAAATATCATCCACCCCAGCATCTCCTAAATCTGTTGCTGTAGTTAGCAAAGATTGTTTGATAAGATCTCTGGACATCCATGGATATTTTAATTGAATGGCACCAGCAGCACCAGCTACTACTGGAGCAGCAAAAGAAGTTCCGTATGCAGTGGTAGAATAAACATTAACTCCGGAAATTTTTTCAACTGTAACTTCATAATTAGCAGCAATAGTCCAGTTTTTAGCATCTCCTGCTCTATTAGATTCAGAGTCTATCAATCCTGTTTTAGGATTTATTCCTACAACAGATATCCAACCTTTTTCAGCTCTTGGATAAAGTTTAGGAAAAAGAGCTTCAGCAGCAGGATTACTTTTTCCATTGTTTCCTGCAGCAAAAATAAATAAACTATCAGTAGATGACCTGCTTACATAAAAATTGACTAGAGAGCTAGAAGCAGGAAATTTTTCAGAAGTTAAATCATTAGTTGGACTTCCAAAGGACTGGCTGAATATTCTTACTCCTGCCTGATACATTTTTTGATACATACTTCCTTGTACTTTTATTTGATCACTGTATGCTAGAAAAGATGGAATAGCATAAATTTTTACATCATCAGTAACACCAGTTTTATTGCCACCAATGAGAAGAGAGACTAATTCGCCATGTGTGTAGGATTTAGCTTTTCTTTCTTCTGGATCAGTTGGGAAACTGTCATCTATAAATATTCTGTACTTTCCAGAAGGATCTTTGAATTCATCAAGATATGAAAAAGAAGAATCAATAACCCCTATAATAGTATCAGACTTTTTAAAATCCATAGTTACATTTTGAGATGGAGGAGTGATGTTATTTGTGTTATTATTGCCAGATGAACTTCCACCACCACCGCTTCCTCCTCCACAGCTGCTTAAAAATATGCATAGAGAAAGAAGAGTCATTATTTTCCAGTATTTATTATGTATATTCATTATTTCCTCCTTTATTATGTAAGAATTATTTGTATTTAGGTGGATAAAGATGTTGCTGTTCTTATTCTTATTTTCTTTCCATTATTCCATCTTTTTTAATAGAATCAGGAAACCAGATTGTAGTAATAAGAGAAGCAGAAAAATCTATTAAGAAAAAAGCTAAAAGAATAGAAGCAAATATTTTCTGTCCCTTTACAGATACTTTATCAATTATTTTTTTTCCAAGAGGCTGAATAGTATAATATGC encodes:
- a CDS encoding phosphoadenosine phosphosulfate reductase family protein, with the protein product MKKSMIKQMYTNKNVLEASKERISFLFDNFKNICVSISGGKDSTVLAHLVLKEAVKRNRKVGLFFLDEEVVYSSTIKQIKYLMNLFPQNTINYWLQIEFNLTNATSITEGQLKCWEKNKSHLWMRTKEKYSIQNKPWDIKTETIRDKNKGFGFYDVIENFQKLKNDTVFLVGLRATESPNRWGAVVKNPVNINGTLVYWGTKLKYENFSFYPIYDWNFHDVWKYIYNEKLKYSKIYDYQYKKGTGLREIRVSSLIHEKSFKALVDLPEFEPKTYDKLLKRIAGISIGNLYGKDSKMLRCTKLPKNYNSWKEYRDFLLKTYPNENKKWIFEKRFQKHLENEYVARQQCKQLILNDYENNLPVDNKKDPRLEKLKKWRTIL
- the udp gene encoding uridine phosphorylase → MKYAEEGVQYHIGIRKGDVGRYVILPGDPKRCEKIAKYFEDAKLVADNREYITYTGYLDGVKVSVTSTGIGGPSAAIALEELVKSGADTFLRVGTCGGMQTEIMGGDIVIATGAIRMEGTSREYAPIEFPAVADIDIVNALIQGAKDLGEKYHTGIVQCKDSFYGQHEPETKPVSYELMDKWEAWIRLGCKASEMESAALFVVGDYLRVRVGSAFLVVANQEREKAGLENPVVHDTDAAIRVAIEAIRNLIKTDMPE
- the cdd gene encoding cytidine deaminase; translated protein: MEKYRDILERAFSAMDNAYAPYSNYHVGACVKTKDGKYFIGANVENASYGLTNCAERNAIFQVYSQGYRKEDVEAIAIVSSGKTLATPCGACRQVLIELLNRDTPIVLSNREKEMVTNIEELLPMSFTSDDL
- the deoD gene encoding purine-nucleoside phosphorylase; this translates as MSTPHNQAKPGDIAKNVLMPGDPLRAKFIAETFLTNVRQVNSVRNMLAFTGEYKGKEITVMASGMGMPSIGIYSYELYTVYGVENIIRVGSAGSYVEKLNIYDVVLAESAWSESTFAHTQNGFEGDTILPSVQLNKKILETAEKLGVKVHLDKIHSSDVFYRESNVDGYKELQAKYGCTCVEMESFALFHNAAVLGKNAACLLTISDSFVTKQETTPEERQSSFINMMKVALETFC
- a CDS encoding phosphopentomutase produces the protein MRKYKRIFTIVIDSLGIGAMEDAEKYGDTGADTLGHIAASVEKFNIPNLQKLGLANLHPMKNVKVAEKPLAYYGELKERSVGKDTMTGHWEMMGLEIKTPFKTFTETGFPKELIDEMEKRFERKIVGNKSASGTEILEEYGEHEIATGDVIVYTSADSVLQICGNEETMGLETLYRFCEIARELTMRDEWKVGRVIARPYIGMKKGEFKRTSNRHDYALKPYGKTVLDVLKAGGFDVISVGKIRDIFDGEGITEAYKSKSSVHGMEQTLELLDTDFTGLCFVNLVDFDALWGHRRNPKGYADELEKFDVNLGKVLEKLQEDDLLIITADHGNDPTFKGTDHTREKVPFIVYSPSMKEAGALPIADTFAVIGATIADNFDIVMPENTIGRSVLEELK
- the deoC gene encoding deoxyribose-phosphate aldolase → MNRKDILKIVDHTLLAQTSTWEQIKEILDDGIKYEIASACIPSSFVKRAKEYVKNSLPICTVIGFPNGYSTTAVKVFETEEAVKNGADEIDMVINMGDLKDKKYDIILNEIKDIHKACKGKILKVIIETCLLTEKEKIKMCEIVTESGAEYIKTSTGFSTSGATLEDVFLMKKYVGKNVKIKAAGGISSFEDAEKFIEAGADRLGTSRLVKIIKIEDI
- a CDS encoding autotransporter domain-containing protein; this encodes MNIHNKYWKIMTLLSLCIFLSSCGGGSGGGGSSSGNNNTNNITPPSQNVTMDFKKSDTIIGVIDSSFSYLDEFKDPSGKYRIFIDDSFPTDPEERKAKSYTHGELVSLLIGGNKTGVTDDVKIYAIPSFLAYSDQIKVQGSMYQKMYQAGVRIFSQSFGSPTNDLTSEKFPASSSLVNFYVSRSSTDSLFIFAAGNNGKSNPAAEALFPKLYPRAEKGWISVVGINPKTGLIDSESNRAGDAKNWTIAANYEVTVEKISGVNVYSTTAYGTSFAAPVVAGAAGAIQLKYPWMSRDLIKQSLLTTATDLGDAGVDDIYGWGLLNLEKAMKGPAAFDKRLTFDEHGYRSNDVIIDMEGHPTSSNDIDSYTFSNNISGNAGVIKKGSGTLWFTGYNTYSGQTAIQEGVLTVTNHLNSDVVIEKNGTMRAVGLISPLGTSERTVTVNGNIKNTSSSLEGLSISRGGLKINGNYTGNTLSSISIDITSALKVTGTFDNGNGKINITYGSKNIPSASVYTTKDIIIAGAVQNTTVGDIDTSTLNNYFDLKNITVTGQKIHLDYKRNSTEYVVSSLGIKSASAMNTALNLENSFSSIGNDDALLRAASGILATPNALLPRTIDSLSAEIYASSQNLIFKQLKEMNRDLSNRMILISNDKNKNMAGFWFNGIGAKGELYQSGYAKADTKLYGGQLGIDSYFTDKLLLGAAISASKAEADFNKYAGKAENTNIMLSGYGLYEFNKNFYTLGRIGIGYTESDVERDIWINNDNIHLKTDYDSITYSLYGELGYKFSITEKIKINPFAGLMYDHVRRGSFNEDSNSIYGIEADRKNYEQFSGTAGIRGELELDKIKLYSGITQVVSLSEDKLDFKARYVGDTSGNKYNITGIKLNKNTTWINLGIEAKISEQTSINASYDISVERSKISDNMISIGYKFRF